A window of Asterias amurensis chromosome 10, ASM3211899v1 genomic DNA:
acctcatctgaggtctccaattcaATTTGATTCTCacagtgctttatactatcaacagctctccattgcttgttaccaagtaagtttgtatgctactAATTTgctaagtaattaccaatagtgtccatgcctttaggAATATGATATGTGAAGCTTAATCCAATTAAAAAGGCACTTGATtatcaatcaaaataaacaagatCACCTACATCAATGCTTCAAGGAAATATTGCCAAGTTTTGATGCTGCATGACATGTCTAGTGTGCCACCATTGCTATATGGTCCATGCTGTCAACATTGAGCACTTTGTCTGTGATGAGATCCCTGGTTGTCTTGGTGATACCATGGAGATAAGATGTAAACATATCACTCTTAAGAATTAGAAGACTACGAGGTTGAAGGAGCAAAGATAAGACATGATGTTGGACTGGTCTCTCAGATAAGGAACTCCCATCCTAAAGAGGAAagaaaacaatgtgaaaatAAATCATTAGAAACCAGTATCTCTATTGGAATAATCTGTAAAACTGTTAAGCACTCAAAAGTACACAGGAAAAATGTGGAGCTGAAATAACAAACTGACCCAAATTCCATGACACTATTTGTTGCTGGTTGCAGCTAGATGCAAACTTGTTATGCCACGCAGATTTGCTAAGTCAATGCAAGCATTTCTTACTGGttacaaacaaacttttgcagAGCAGATATGCATACAAGTCATTTTTACTATGTATTCAACCATAGATTTGCTAAGTATACAAGTCATTCCTGCTGGTTGCAAAGCAAACTAACTTTTGCTAAACAGATTTGCTACGTATTCAAACACTGTTCCTAGatacaaaacttgtttttggtAGCAGATCCGCTAAGTATACAAGTCATTCTTGCTGGTTGCATTGCAAACTTGTTTTAGCTAAGCAGATTTGCTATGTATTGTTCCTAGAAGCAAACTTGATTTTTGCAAACAGATTTGCTAaccattcttaaagacactggacactattggtaattgtcaaagactagtcttcacagttggtgtatctcaacatatgcataaaataacaaaactgacaaacctatgaacattttagctcaatcagtcgacgtagttgtgagatattaatgaaagaaaaaaacacccttgcttaccgtaagcaaataatcAACGCTagtggaagcagggaattctgcgcttacatgtCAAGTGTGTTTCACAAGAtagcggggaattttggcttgagCGTTTGCGTTCTCCACGGTAgcattctacacttacacaCAAGAGGGCAGTATACCGACTTAATTGGTTGATTAGCGCTTGCATCACAGCCTGAGAGAGTTGATGGTAGTCCTCACTTTGCTTCCTGGTTCCATGCTGGAGAGTTGAGACGCTTGCATGTGCTGGGCTACTTCTAGgtcaaaaaaaagaataaagttTAACCcaaatgaacaacaaaaatgcatgatTTAGACATGATacacaattcaattcagttcaatgcaattcaattcaatttatttatttcatcacagattacaggtaaaaagtgaaaattgctttccctgtgtgcactaaaaagattcaaatatgatacttatagaaaaacaaacaaaacattacattttaaaaacacagaattcATTACAATACTTCTAACACTTGGAAATAACATCCCTCTCTGAGAAACCTGCTCGTAGCTTTCAATCCCCAACTTCTAgttggtagctagaggcagttccaatcctatgttttagcagggGGCACTGCaaattaatagatgttaaatttgtatcagggatcaagaatattcattttggttttacccacataatattttgtttccctcgatacaaatttgaaatcattgcagtacctgctgctaaaacataggattcgaactgtctctagctaccaggcaatctcagtggtctagttggtaagacactgctctagaattcgTCGGTCATACCACGAACTGACCAAACTGACTCAAATCACacaattttgcaattttttttttaattatcagcAAGTTTCAATGCCTAATATGTAATAGTTTGGTATTTACACTAACTAGTAAGAACGACGCATCGCTGGACTTGCCATTTTGTcgtttcacaaagtgacctaacTAGATACGTCGCTTTACCAATGGTAAAGGATTAGGGCGCGCGAGAAAATGTTCGTACCACAAAGTGACCTAACTGGGGAGCATagtattttcacaaagtgactgATCTCAGTAGGTCTCTATTACACATTGCTTTGTACACAGCGCGCTGcaggcaaaaatgaaattttcattttcacaaagtgacctatctgtttaggaattaattactaattaaaatagttttagggatgaaaacacattgatagttctgtatgaataaagtattcagctttgttttcATGATAAAATAGTACAATAAAGTTAGTAAGCAGACTCCGAAACAGCAGTTTGAAAAGTAGTGCAACTTCAATCGAGATTTTCTctgaaaacgttttttttaaacagtgaaCGAGTTAGGTCACACCGTGGTACGGACGACgaattgcaaaggtcaaggGTTCGAATACCAACCAGGTAATATgcctttttttacagaactcaggtaacacacattggtgtatatgggtttcacaaaatcaattcaaagccCAAGAAAAACATTTGGTATATTTGGATTGCACACAAGTGGAAAAAGACAGTGTTTATGTGTCTTGAAtataaacaatatttgtttcaaaattttTCAACCAGATTTGAGAGTTGAAATGGACGTGTTACGTTCCCACGTAACCTCTTCTGACTATGAAACCTTAGATGAACACTATCTTCTTTGTCATTAGCCCTATGTGCAATAGTGATAACCCAACACTGAATTTGTTCGTACCAAAATTGGACCAGACTATTTGTTTGTGTCCCAGGCTCTGTTGTGTTGCAGTGAGTTGAATGAGGGACAGAGCTGTCTGAGTTGACTAATATCTTGAATATTGCTTCCTTGGTGTGAATTGAAACGCCAGTTATCAGGTTGATCTATCCCTTCAGCTCATCAGTTACTTCCAGACCAGTAGACAGAAGgctgaaaatgaaacaaaaacaaataattcattatttgtttgtacttttggTTTGCAGGCTGCATGATAGAATCAGAAAGTGGATTCCAAAAGGTGTTTTCAATTTCAAGCAATGTCTTTTGCCCCAAAGATAAACAACAAATAGtcttaactatttttttaattatctttGGTGAAAAAGACATTAAAATGACCTGACGTTTgaaccatagcagagtcttgaGTTGTAGGCACTTCCCAACAGCCATTTATATTTTCTCAATATTTTCTGAAAgatacacaactttttttttaaacttcatgATCATTTCCTTTGATGAGAGGAGTATTAATATGTTTATGTTTGTGCAATTCTCAACTTAAAACCTACTTAACAAGTGTTTGAATAAACAGTGGCTTCTTAGAATGAGAGCAGCGTTTTAATTATGATACCTATTCCTTTAACATGTAAAGCAccataatggtttacaaggtgctgtggcgcaatatgcagcctatcaaaccaggaacaccggggcgaaccccttcttttttcaataagtgcactgccATATTCCAACAATGTACAGTTCCTTTATTCTTATAGTTTTTTCCccaatcaaaaaaaaaacaaagatctACTTAGATTGGTATCATCCACAATGTGCCAGACTCAGGTATGAGCAGAATGCGCTACTTTCAAAcgtttttacaaagcaattattgtTAAGTGTCTTTTTTAATGGCACAAGAGTCTTAAACGAgtatcaaacccacactctgctgctcacaacaccagagcttggctCCAGTGATATGCCAGTCATCTGTTAATCCAGAGGCATTGCTTCAAATCCAACGCccataatgttgtttttgttcaacccccaaatcatCTAAACTTTAACCAGTTATTTTCCCATGTGGGTTGATGTTCAATAAGGCATTCTTGAGAACCTTGTCTAACACagaatgttatttgtttttgataatTAAGAAAGTCTATCAGGAAGAGGAtgaataacagtaataataactaTCTATTTTATGAGCATTTTAGAATAATGTGTCAATGAGCTTTACAACTGCTCTGTTCCGTGCACTCTTaaagctttttcaaacacaatattaaCCGCTACCCTCGCAGATGCCTATTTATACCCCTTAAAGGATACAAgcgtcatgaccaggattcaaacccacaattccatgtgttaagatacaccaagtgagaatactggtctttgacaattacctaatgTGTCCAGTGTGTTAAAGTCCATATTAGTTTTACAATCCAACTTGTGCTGTCAATAGAAGGTGTGTATCTCAGAGGAAAAGAGGCataaactcaaaacaattgtcttACCCATAATAGATACAGGCTTTAAATGTTTTACTATTTCACTTGTTTGGTTCCATAAAAGTATATTATTTTACTATTTCGGACAAATAATAACttgtttgcaaaaaaaaccCTCACACATCAAATCATGGTCTGACCAAATCACTTTGCGTACCCAGCGTTGAATCAGCAATTTAAGGGTTCTGGACCCAGCCAACCCTAGGTTCGCAGGCGGCATAGAAAAACAGCTCAGGGAGGCCATTCCCCAACTTGGTATGCAAGAACATAATATGGCAAAAGGAATAAATAGCAGTGAGAATGATTGTGATGACATTGTCAATGTTAATGGCCTTATCCAATCGTCATCCAGTTGTATGATACCATTAATCCTCTGATGATACAAGTTGcaatcatcttaaagacactggacactattagtacattgtcagagaccagtctcacttggtgtatctcaacattcttaaatacactggacactattagtacattgtcaaagaccagtcttctcacttggtgtatctcaacattcttaaatacactggacactattagtacattgtcagagaccagtcttctcacttggtgtatctcaacattcttaaagacactggacactattgttacattgtcagagaccagtctcacttgatgtatctcaacattcttaaagacactgggcactattagtacattgtcagagaccagtctcacttggtgtatctcaacattcttaaatacactggacactattagtacattgtcagagaccagtcttctcacttgatgtatctcaacattcttaaagacactggacactattagtacattgtcagagaccagtctctcacttgatgtatctcaacattcttaaatacactggacactattagtacattgtcagagaccagtcttctcacttgatgtatctcaacattcttaaagacactggacactattagtacattgtcagagaccagtctctcacttgatgtatctcaacatacttgTGATGACATTGACAATGTTAATGGCCTTATCCAATTGTCATCCAGTTGTATGATACCATTAATCCTCTGATCTACAATAATACAAGTTGcaatcatcttaaagacactggacactattagtacattgtcagagaccagtctctcacttgatgtatctcaacattcttaaagacactgggcactattagtACATTGTCACAAACATCAACAGATtaacctgtagaaatttgagatcaatcagcCATTTTGGTCGCGAGATATAGTGAACAAATTATTACATATTTTGCATGACAATGATGCCAAACAAAAACGAATTAaaagctcactgagcgataaactccaaacgcgagataaattttatttttttctcatcaaatatgacatttcaaacagaaatgtttcaagagatgttttctgccatcatcatcattagatcgtgAATCTGTAATCtgagacagttttttttttcttaccaattctgtcatgttcctttaaaggcacttgacactgttggtaattactcaaaatatctgttggctcaaaaacttacttggtaatgagcattggagagctgttgatagtacaaaacattgtcagaaacggctccctctgaaagaacgtagtttttgagaaagaagtactttctcactaaaatatttgaatagaaTTTGAAACGTCAATTAAGGTCtccaattcaagcatctgaaagcacacaacttgtgtgacaaaggtgttttacGTCAATTATTCTCtcccaactttgacgaccaaccaagctcaaatttttgcaggtgttatgttgagatacaccaagtgagaagactggtatttgacaattatcaaaggtgtccagtgtcttgaaatgtgatgataacaataaaatatacatttcACATTCTTTTGAATGTTAAGGCATTTTCATACATTGCTTACAACTTTTCTAATAATAAAGGTTATCTAACTTACAAAGCAAATTAtggcaaaatatacaatagttagttttattacattttgatgagtaatgattttcaaagcaactcgttgcatgcaatgttaaacTTCATAGAATGCTTCTCTTATCAAAAGGAAAAGGTTGCACTACTTAATGAACAACCCCATAATGTAATAATCAACCCTttgcatgcaatgttaaacTTCATATATTGCTTCTCTTATCAAGATGAAAAGGTTGCACTACTTAATGAACAACCCCATAATGTAATAATCAACCCTttgcatgcaatgttaaacTTCATAGATTGCTTCTCTTATCAAAAGGAAAAGGTTACACTATTTAATGAACAACCCCATAATGTAATAATCAACCCTTTGCATGCTACTATTTCTTGCAAAtactattttctgcttttatttCTTGCAAATACTATTTTCTGCCCGATGGAGTGTTTTTCAGAAACTCCTTAAAATAAACAAGCCTGTACTCGAGATAGTTTTTCTCCGAACATTATTTTActgcaaaatgcaaaatgagTCAACAATGTAAATAATTGCAACCAGGTATTACAGACAGATTTAATCAACTCAATGTCATAACATTGAGAACTAAAATTAATTGGTTATTTGAACTTTTCAgtttgcacaactttgtgattTAATTTGATTGCCATAATTTGGTGGTCAGTTCAATCAATGAGACAGTATTTGACCagtatcatcattattagataATATTACACCTTGTTATAAATCTTCACTGATTTGTTGTCTGCCACTGCAAGCTGCTGACCATCTGATGTCAATGAGATTCCACCAGGGCTGAACAGACCCTGAGCAATACAGCTGAGAAATCTACCCTGAGTGTCATACTGATGAATATGACCAGTGCCTGCCCCATTCCACATTGCAATGTAGATAGATGAGCTATCACAGCATACACCTTTGCAGTTTCCAACTGGTTGACTATTGATCTTTGGATTGATGCTGAATAGTGTAATACCAGTGAGTTCAACAATGTCTACTTGATGTCTGTCCCCACTGACTACAACTCTGTCCTTGCTGTCAATGGCCAAGTAGTGAGGTTTTGTCTGAACTAAAACAGTGTCAATGAGTGAACCATCACTGGATCTGTGTTTAGTTATAACTGACCTCTTCACATCCCCGACCATGATTGTATCCTTTATGACTGCTACACACTCAAGGTCTACTGATGTCTTGCCAACTTCACTATGAGGCACTGTGTGGAATTCAAACATCTTGTTGCCATTCCTATTGTACATCTTGACAGAGTCGGTCCTATCTACAATCACTAACTGATTCTGGAATGCAGCAACAGCCAGAGGGTCTggaaaacagataaacaaacgGATAGAACCCAATACaatgaatgaatattcatttgaaaaaaaaacttacaataatttgatttttgtaaaaaaaaaaaaaagatcattatttatttgaatgtttCCTGTGCTGTAAAAGCTCTTTGTATGTTGCTTCCAATTCACAATCATACATGTAACAATGACATGTAACAATGACATACAGTagaacaataaacaacaatttgTTCATATTAGCAAGGTTACTATTAATCAAGATATTCAAATAGTATTGAATTCTTTCTTTTTAATTCTTCTTTTCTGTTTTcaccaaaataattaatttgtttattaatttatttatttataatattaatttggtATTAAACTGCTTTTGTTGGTTTAAATTAGAGGAATGTCAATTATTGAGAATAACAGCAGCAGAGTGGATTTAGTGATCATGCAGCAAATGGATGTAGTCCTAGTCTACAAGGTACAGTGAAATAGCaagaaccattcaatttcatgacATACAGTTTGACTACCACAGAAACCTTGTATTGATCACAACCAATGCTGTGATGTTTGAACATTCTAATGATTGACTTGAGTTGAGAAAAGCAAACAATGTTTGATAAATATTTCTCAGATTTGATTGTGGTATTGGATTGGAATAAATCCTTATTTTCATAGAATACTTTCTAACTGTCACCTTGAAACCAAACAAGAGTACTTTTTCCACAGTTATATCTAAGATTTACAACAATATACCCCTGACTAAATGATTTGTATGGAACTTACAGCTTGATAATGGGATAGATTTCTTCTGTTGTCCCTTAGTGTCGTAGATTACCACTCTTTTATTCAAGTGGTCTGCCACTGCCATCTCATCCCCAGGTACAGATGCTTCAATATCAGAGGCCCCATTGATTCCTTCATCATACTCCAAACTAAGCTCCCACTTTGGCTCCTTCATACATGTACTCAGATTACCCAGGGAGATATCACAAACCCCTGGAGTGAATCTCAGATGGTCGAGGGTCGAATCtatcttgggttgattttgATCTATGAGTCCCTTCAAGTCCTTACTGATTGTTGGATAGCTTGCAAAGAAGTCAGGCACTGATGAATTCTTGAAGATGTCTTTGGCGCTCTGAAGTGATTGCTGTATTTGCTGCAAGTTTACACTAACTGCTTGCTCAAATTCCTCCAATTTCTTGTTTCGATCTTTAAGGATTGTTTGTAATTCATCCATGATGCGACTCTCTTGAGCTGTTACCTTAGCCCTGATCCCATCAGCTCTGTTCTTCACGTGTGCCATGGTTCTCTTAACTGCAATGTTTAGGTTGTCTTTCATTGTTGAGGCAGTTGCTTGAGATTGTTCAAGCTTCTTCATGGTTTCTTCAAGGGGAGTAAAGAGTTGAGCCAATGTCTGTTTGTATGTGGATGAGGCTTGGTTGCAGTCAATATACTCATGTTGTGGATTACGGTGATCGATGACAGTACAATCTCTacaaatcatcacatcacatGTTGTACAGTAGAACCTCATCACTTCACCTTCATGAGGTTGGCATTCTGGATGGCGTTTTGGTTTTGTCTTTTTCATTGCAGTTTTCCCATCTCTAACATCTTTCAAAGTAGCTACTGTATGGCTTAACAATGAGGGAATTTTCTTGTGCATTTTGTAGCAGTTTGCACAAATAAACATGGGGCAGTCGTAACAGAAATGTGTTGCCTTGTTTTTTTCCTCACATAAATTACAGACCAACTTGCTGTGTTCAAGTGAACTGACCTGCTCCAGTTGACCTGCAAGACCAGTTAAAATGAAGTTACTCTTAAAATCTTCAACACCCGTCTCAGGAAGTTGTGTCTCCTTTCGACACAAAGGACAAATAAGCATCTTTGCATCTTTGTAGTTGGTAGTGTGATATTCaagtaaacagtgtttacagaagctGTGAAGACAGTCTAGTAGTTTGGGTTCCGTGTACTCCTCTTGACAAATACTGCACTCCAGATAATCCTTTCTGATTTGTTCTAGAGCTGAACCTTGTGCTGGTTTAGAAAATGCCATTTtgatctgaataaaaaaaaaataacaaactcgttaatcaaatattataaaccacaagggaaactgaccggataaattttaattgatttgggtttgaacaaacattatcactagagtgggactcgaaccatggacctccagattaacatggcAGTGCTCtgtataccaactgagctatctagccaacATAGAGAGACTGATAACACAGGGCTagataataatttggggttctaatcatccttactcacagctaagagctgaattgcgaaggatgcggctacaacgtgttcgagaagctggcatgcaagggcgcctttggctgccagccacatcaacccattatgaccacagagcacagccaagatcgaaattgttacattttacctgagggaggaaaacccgatggtctggaaaaccctcgatgcacagcagagaacaaacgcacaactcaactcacatatggccctggccaggAATGGAACCGGAGTCATCTTGGTGAGAGGTGAGCGCtatacgcacaagccaaccatgccatccagtcagctcatagccagtcagctcatagccagtcagctatagttggtagagcgccagcacatgtatccaggagtgcgttttggcgaccccaaccaaaaactgttttggttgttggtcgttgattctgctgttcagactgaacgacaACCGAGtagtgagctcggttaccgttttggttgtgacgtaagaaacagtttttggttggggtcgccaaaacgcactccaggggtcattggttcaagtcctactcTAGTAGgcctaaatttgtctttgttcaaaccccaaatAAAAATAGTTAACCTTCAGTTTGCCTGAACGGTTCTTGCTATTCTACATCAATTTGAACCATGTATTGTACATTAGATGGGAatgtaataaaacattttaatatttcatcattcaatgtcaaatcttcATGTTCACTTAGAATGTTAAAACATTCTAAGTGAACATGAAGATTTCTTTGATGTTGTCACAGAGTGAAATAAAAGAAGCAAAATTACTCCAGATCTTACGGTAGTAGAGTAACATAATATAATTTGTGTATGGCCAGAGTGCATGTACAGTACTTTAAATTTGTCGTGTAAgataacaagtttttatttttgagtggCAAAACCGCGCCCCAAAATTCCTTAAACTTGGTGAGCcatcttattttatgcaaagaAGTAATGTGACTTCAACATAGGTTTTGATTGGTGAAGTAAAGGGTTATTTTgaacaatgaatattcatgagcagGCTTGAGCGAGCAGGGATAAAAAGTTCAgggggaaaacaaataaaattcctAAGTTTCTTTTCAGTTTGGGAGGGTGTGTAGACCCTATGGGAatagaatatatatttttggcaTTCAACATCAGAGCTTCTTGAGGAGAGGATGTGAATCCAGCCTCAAAGATTTAAATTGCGAGCCTTAGGAGAGAGGGCATAGCCAGCTTTAGGCAGTGAGAACTAGTGAGAGTTCAAGTCAATAATAGTTTTGAGTGGAGTGTCgcttgctaataaatattttatatgtGGCGATTTTGAGAAGAACTTCGAGAAAGCCAGGATTCGCCAGTATTCCTGTAAGTTAACTTTATAGTAATTGTTGTTAAATTTAAAGTGGAACTCAGCATTTATTGTACAGTTTTagagaatttattttatttattgtcacTGGAAGGAAGTTGTCCAACCTTTAAACAATGCAAAGAGTGTGTGATTTAATATCCAAGACGGGCGAGTTAGCCAACCgaatttaaaattatgtttCCCTATTCTTGCGGTATTTAATAATGGGCCCGAGTGGAACAAAGGCTTTGAGAAATAAGTTTATATTCTTTTATGATATTGTGAGATGACTTGTTGCAAATAGACCGAGTAGTTAGAATGGTGTTCATTATGTATTTATGTACAGGGCTTGTGCCTTGGGAGAAGCGTACTTGAGAAGTGGAAGGTGGACGGAGATCTCACACCGTTTAGACGAGAAGGACGGAACATCTTCCCCCCTACCAAGTCAGAGGAAGGCAGAACCGAGTAACATTAATGAGAGAGCTTGTAAATATTGTAGAaagtaaaatgtaaataaatttgtaaatataaatgaGAAGCGTCATCGTAGTTTtcttgcgtgtgtgtgtgtgtgtcgagGGGGTGGGTGTAGAATACTGAAGGTCTATACTTGGGTTGAGTCCTGGGTATGTGACAGATGTAGCAATTTTCACTCAGCTTTTAAACAACCACAAGCATCTATTTAGTcagtttacaaataatttaatacAATGGGATTTGGGACTCATTGGTTCAGCACTGAATATTGGGGAcgcaaaatataataatatgaactagCCAAATTGAGTCTTTCTGATTAAATAGTTGTGAACACTAAAGTGCAAGCATTTACAATATTCTTGAATTTTGCTGGAAACAAGCAGaactgaaaataatttgtttgtagattattttcttcatatttctcagaaactacaaaTTCTCAGCAAGAACTATTTTAAGGGGAGCTtcctaccatcattatctttaaaccgtgtaagtttaatgtagatctgtggacattgtgtcgtTGGACCTACAAACAGTACACAGAACCTTTAAGACCCCAGGTATGCAAAGAATGACCTAAACACTAATTGGCATGTTACTATGGCAACAGGCAATATATTGATTTTCAAagtctatacgcctctcttaatatttatgcatgaggtacgtcacaatagactgtgcaagtctcgcgcgcaccggagcgagaaaacatgacaactgaagaactttatttttttatgaatcaaatctttgctttaatttattcttaatgctgAATCTGAACCACAAAAATAccctatagagcttgtttaaattagttttagctttttaaacaaacacacaattatcggttaaagtctatgtatggacaaaagtaaagctctg
This region includes:
- the LOC139942558 gene encoding E3 ubiquitin-protein ligase TRIM33-like codes for the protein MAFSKPAQGSALEQIRKDYLECSICQEEYTEPKLLDCLHSFCKHCLLEYHTTNYKDAKMLICPLCRKETQLPETGVEDFKSNFILTGLAGQLEQVSSLEHSKLVCNLCEEKNKATHFCYDCPMFICANCYKMHKKIPSLLSHTVATLKDVRDGKTAMKKTKPKRHPECQPHEGEVMRFYCTTCDVMICRDCTVIDHRNPQHEYIDCNQASSTYKQTLAQLFTPLEETMKKLEQSQATASTMKDNLNIAVKRTMAHVKNRADGIRAKVTAQESRIMDELQTILKDRNKKLEEFEQAVSVNLQQIQQSLQSAKDIFKNSSVPDFFASYPTISKDLKGLIDQNQPKIDSTLDHLRFTPGVCDISLGNLSTCMKEPKWELSLEYDEGINGASDIEASVPGDEMAVADHLNKRVVIYDTKGQQKKSIPLSSYPLAVAAFQNQLVIVDRTDSVKMYNRNGNKMFEFHTVPHSEVGKTSVDLECVAVIKDTIMVGDVKRSVITKHRSSDGSLIDTVLVQTKPHYLAIDSKDRVVVSGDRHQVDIVELTGITLFSINPKINSQPVGNCKGVCCDSSSIYIAMWNGAGTGHIHQYDTQGRFLSCIAQGLFSPGGISLTSDGQQLAVADNKSVKIYNKPSVYWSGSN